The Desulfonatronospira thiodismutans ASO3-1 DNA segment TTTTTTGAAGAACCATTTTCAGCTGTTGGCATTGGAAAAATAAGTGCGGGACAGTCCCCTGGCCTTGTGCCATCAGTCACCACCGAGGTTCCCCTGAATGGTTACATTTACCGGACCAAGTCACCGGACCATGATCTGATAGCGGTAGACAGCCCGGTTATGTTCCTGCAGGGTTTTGCTGAAGTGGTGGGTTCCGTCGTTTCTGGAAACAAAATAGTAATACCCATGTTCCTGTGGATCCAGGGCAGCCTCAATGGATGCTCTGCCGGGTGAACAGATGGGGGTCGGGGGAAAACCCCGGTGATGATAAGTATTGTAAGGATTGTCCCTGTCATCCAGATGCCTGCGCCTGAGCCTGCCTTCAAAATCTTCCCCCAGGCCGTAGATTATGGTGGGGTCGCATTGCAGAAGCATGTTGCTCTCGAGGCGGTTGTGAAAAACGCCTGAAATTTTACGGCGCTCCGGGGCGATCCCGGTTTCCTTTTCAATGAGGGAAGCCTTATTCACCATGTCGTAGATCTCGTCAAAAGACATTTCCCCCCATAGATCACTGGTGGACTTCCAGAACTGATTGATCATTATGCGGGCCAGCTTTTCAGCACCCACATCCCTGCTGGGAGAGATATAGTAGGTTTCTGGATACAAAAAGCCTTCGGCGCTGGAAGCATGGATGCCCATCTCCTCCAGAAAATCCTTATCCTTGACCACCCCTTGAAACTCCTCAAAGGATGCAAGCTCTCTTTTTTCCAGTATCCGGGCCACATCCCACCAGGCGGCTCCCTCGGGTATCTGCAGGCGGAGCAGTTGTTCCCTGCCGGTACTCAGGTGCTCCAGCATTTCCTGCATGGACCACTGAGCATCCACCTGGAAATGTCCTGCCTGGACTTTTGTAGCCTTGCCCTGCAGCCATCCCCAGTAGTACATTACTGTGGCATTATCGATGAGCCCCATGGACTCAAGATGATAAGCAATGCTCTTAAAGCTCTGCCCGGGACTTATGCGCACAATTTCCTTGCTGCTCTCCGGGCTCTGGGGGGAGTGCACCAGGTGATGAAAGTACCATGCGCTGAGTCCAGTACCCAGCACAAGGAGCAAAAAAAGATACAGCAGTACTCTTTTGGCGTTCATTTCAACCCTCCCTCAAGGGAATACCTGCCAGGAAAGACTCCAGGATAATAACGGCTGCTGCCTGGTCCAGGCTTTCTTTTTGTTTTTCAACCCTGATGCCGCATCTGTTCAGAATGTCTTCCGCCTCCATGGAAGTATAGGCTTCGTTAACGGTATATATCGGCAGATCGGTACGCCTGTCCAGGCTCTGCATGAAATTTTCGGCCTGCCTGCAGGTAAGGCTTTTTTCTCCGTCAGGCCCCAGGGGCAGGCCCAGC contains these protein-coding regions:
- the ruvX gene encoding Holliday junction resolvase RuvX, producing the protein MKYLGIDFGIKRVGLAVSDEKGKMVFPLKTIHRSTRENLFLELLNIIQERGIEAIVLGLPLGPDGEKSLTCRQAENFMQSLDRRTDLPIYTVNEAYTSMEAEDILNRCGIRVEKQKESLDQAAAVIILESFLAGIPLREG
- the mltG gene encoding endolytic transglycosylase MltG, yielding MNAKRVLLYLFLLLVLGTGLSAWYFHHLVHSPQSPESSKEIVRISPGQSFKSIAYHLESMGLIDNATVMYYWGWLQGKATKVQAGHFQVDAQWSMQEMLEHLSTGREQLLRLQIPEGAAWWDVARILEKRELASFEEFQGVVKDKDFLEEMGIHASSAEGFLYPETYYISPSRDVGAEKLARIMINQFWKSTSDLWGEMSFDEIYDMVNKASLIEKETGIAPERRKISGVFHNRLESNMLLQCDPTIIYGLGEDFEGRLRRRHLDDRDNPYNTYHHRGFPPTPICSPGRASIEAALDPQEHGYYYFVSRNDGTHHFSKTLQEHNRAVYRYQIMVR